In Bacteroides coprosuis DSM 18011, the following are encoded in one genomic region:
- a CDS encoding Cytidylate kinase (COGs: COG0283 Cytidylate kinase~HAMAP: Cytidylate kinase~InterPro IPR003136:IPR011994~KEGG: bth:BT_2060 cytidylate kinase~PFAM: Cytidylate kinase domain~PRIAM: Cytidylate kinase~SPTR: Cytidylate kinase;~TIGRFAM: Cytidylate kinase~IMG reference gene:2504105733~PFAM: Cytidylate kinase~TIGRFAM: cytidylate kinase), protein MKKITIAVDGFSSCGKSTMAKDLAREIGYIYIDSGAMYRATTLFALQNNIFDSNNEIDTSLLKELLPSMIISFKLNPETKTPETYLNNQLVEKEIRSMEVSQRVSPIAAIDFVREEMVKQQQAMGKNKGIVMDGRDIGTTVFPNAELKIFVTATPQVRAQRRYDEMIAKTGKADFNEILKNIEERDYIDQNRKVSPLKQADDALVLDNSSLTIAEQKEWLLQQFARVASQS, encoded by the coding sequence ATGAAGAAGATAACTATTGCTGTAGATGGATTTTCATCATGCGGTAAAAGTACGATGGCTAAAGATTTAGCTCGAGAAATAGGTTATATCTATATAGATAGTGGCGCAATGTACAGAGCTACCACATTGTTTGCTCTTCAAAATAACATATTCGATAGTAATAATGAAATAGATACTTCTCTATTAAAAGAATTACTTCCATCAATGATAATTAGTTTTAAACTAAACCCCGAAACAAAAACTCCTGAAACTTACTTAAACAACCAGTTAGTAGAGAAAGAAATTCGCTCTATGGAAGTTTCTCAACGAGTAAGTCCTATTGCTGCAATAGACTTTGTGAGAGAGGAGATGGTGAAGCAACAGCAGGCTATGGGTAAGAATAAAGGAATTGTCATGGATGGAAGAGATATAGGAACAACTGTTTTTCCTAATGCCGAACTTAAAATATTTGTAACTGCTACACCACAAGTGAGAGCTCAACGCAGATACGATGAAATGATAGCAAAAACAGGGAAGGCTGATTTTAATGAAATATTAAAAAACATTGAAGAAAGAGACTATATCGACCAAAATAGAAAAGTGAGTCCACTTAAACAAGCAGACGACGCACTTGTTCTAGACAATAGCAGTTTAACAATTGCCGAACAAAAAGAGTGGTTACTTCAACAATTTGCACGAGTAGCTTCTCAAAGTTAA
- a CDS encoding 4-hydroxy-3-methylbut-2-enyl diphosphate reductase (COGs: COG0761 Penicillin tolerance protein~HAMAP: LytB protein~InterPro IPR003451~KEGG: bfs:BF3536 4-hydroxy-3-methylbut-2-enyl diphosphate reductase~PFAM: LytB protein~PRIAM: 4-hydroxy-3-methylbut-2-enyl diphosphate reductase~SPTR: Putative uncharacterized protein;~TIGRFAM: LytB protein~IMG reference gene:2504105734~PFAM: LytB protein~TIGRFAM: (E)-4-hydroxy-3-methyl-but-2-enyl pyrophosphate reductase (IPP and DMAPP forming)) has translation MAQIEIDKGSGFCFGVVTAITKAEQVLAEGNKLYCLGDIVHNSKEVERLKKMGLISIDHSQFEKLKDATVLLRAHGEPPSTYELAKKNNITIIDATCPVVLRLQKKIKKENDTEEEKDKQIVIYGKNGHAEVLGLVGQTEGEAIVIESLEEAKQLNFNRDIRLYSQTTKSLDEFQKIVAYIEEHISPNATFKFFDTICRQVANRIPNIKNFASSHDLIFFVSGKKSSNGKILFNECKKMNENTHFIDGVEEINLDLLKDAKSIGICGATSTPKWLMEEVLNFIQNKE, from the coding sequence ATGGCACAAATAGAAATAGATAAAGGCTCTGGCTTCTGTTTTGGAGTTGTCACAGCCATCACTAAAGCAGAACAGGTTCTAGCTGAAGGTAATAAGCTATACTGTCTAGGAGATATCGTCCATAATAGCAAAGAGGTAGAGCGCCTAAAAAAAATGGGATTAATATCGATAGACCACAGTCAATTCGAAAAATTAAAAGATGCGACAGTACTTTTAAGAGCACATGGCGAACCACCATCAACTTATGAGTTGGCTAAAAAAAATAATATTACAATAATTGACGCTACTTGCCCTGTTGTTCTAAGACTTCAGAAAAAAATAAAGAAAGAGAATGATACAGAAGAAGAAAAAGACAAACAAATTGTAATTTATGGGAAAAATGGTCACGCTGAAGTTTTAGGTCTAGTAGGGCAAACAGAAGGAGAAGCCATCGTCATAGAAAGTTTAGAAGAAGCCAAACAACTTAATTTCAATAGAGATATTCGCCTTTATTCTCAGACGACGAAATCTCTTGATGAATTCCAAAAAATTGTAGCCTATATTGAAGAGCATATTTCTCCAAATGCTACATTTAAATTCTTTGATACAATCTGTAGGCAGGTAGCAAACCGAATTCCTAATATTAAGAACTTTGCATCTTCACATGATCTTATTTTCTTTGTTAGTGGTAAAAAAAGCTCCAATGGGAAAATACTATTCAATGAATGTAAAAAGATGAATGAAAATACTCATTTTATAGATGGGGTTGAGGAAATCAATTTAGATTTACTTAAAGATGCAAAATCTATTGGTATTTGCGGGGCAACTTCTACACCAAAATGGCTAATGGAAGAGGTTTTAAATTTTATCCAAAATAAAGAGTAA
- a CDS encoding 6-phosphofructokinase (COGs: COG0205 6-phosphofructokinase~HAMAP: Phosphofructokinase~InterPro IPR012828:IPR022953:IPR000023~KEGG: bfs:BF3537 6-phosphofructokinase~PFAM: Phosphofructokinase domain~PRIAM: 6-phosphofructokinase~SPTR: 6-phosphofructokinase 3;~TIGRFAM: 6-phosphofructokinase~IMG reference gene:2504105735~PFAM: Phosphofructokinase~TIGRFAM: 6-phosphofructokinase): MKTIQCVGILTSGGDAPGMNAAIRAITRAAVYKGLKVKGIYRGYKGLVTGEIKEFKSEDVSNIIQMGGTILKTARCKEFKTEEGRKQAYENIQKEGIDALIVIGGDGSLSGARIFAQEYNLPCIGLPGTIDNDLFGTDITIGYDTALNTILDAVDKIRDTASSHERLFFVEVMGRDAGFLALNGAIAAGAEAAIIPEFSTKDDQLEALISRGFRKSKTSSIVLVAESELTGGAMHLAERVKNEYPQYDVRVTILGHLQRGGSPSANDRILASRLGVAAIDALMEGYHNVMIGIENDEVVYVPFRKAIKNDKPIKEELVQVLAELSI, from the coding sequence ATGAAAACTATTCAGTGTGTAGGGATACTAACCTCTGGTGGTGATGCACCAGGAATGAATGCAGCTATACGTGCTATTACCCGTGCAGCTGTATATAAAGGGCTCAAAGTCAAAGGGATATATAGAGGATACAAAGGTCTGGTTACCGGAGAAATCAAAGAATTCAAGAGTGAAGATGTTAGTAACATCATCCAAATGGGTGGAACTATCCTTAAAACAGCAAGATGCAAGGAGTTCAAAACCGAAGAAGGAAGAAAACAAGCTTATGAAAACATTCAAAAAGAAGGCATCGATGCTCTTATTGTAATCGGTGGTGATGGTTCTCTTAGCGGAGCTAGAATTTTTGCTCAGGAATACAATCTGCCTTGCATCGGACTACCTGGCACTATTGATAACGACTTATTTGGTACAGATATTACCATAGGTTATGATACAGCCTTGAATACTATACTTGATGCTGTGGATAAAATTAGAGATACAGCCTCATCTCACGAAAGACTATTCTTTGTTGAAGTGATGGGACGTGACGCAGGTTTCTTAGCTCTCAATGGAGCTATTGCTGCTGGAGCAGAAGCTGCTATTATACCAGAATTCAGCACAAAAGATGACCAATTAGAAGCTTTAATTAGTCGTGGATTTAGAAAATCTAAAACAAGTAGTATCGTACTTGTAGCAGAAAGCGAACTAACAGGTGGAGCAATGCACTTAGCTGAACGCGTTAAAAATGAATATCCTCAATATGATGTACGTGTTACTATTCTGGGCCACTTACAACGTGGTGGTAGTCCAAGTGCCAACGATCGTATCTTAGCTAGTCGCTTGGGTGTAGCAGCTATTGATGCCCTTATGGAAGGTTATCACAATGTAATGATTGGTATAGAAAATGATGAAGTAGTTTATGTTCCTTTTAGAAAAGCTATAAAGAATGATAAACCGATAAAAGAAGAGTTAGTGCAAGTACTTGCTGAACTTTCTATCTAA
- a CDS encoding Citrate synthase (COGs: COG0372 Citrate synthase~InterPro IPR002020~KEGG: bfs:BF3541 citrate synthase~PFAM: Citrate synthase-like~SPTR: Citrate synthase;~IMG reference gene:2504105736~PFAM: Citrate synthase), with product MKDEFLIYKLSEKMKDCAKIDNDLFKKYDVKRGLRNDDGTGVLVGLTRIGNVVGYERIEGGGMKPIPGKLFYRGYDVEDLAHGVMADKRFGFEEVAYLLLSGDLPDRDELEDFRKLLVDNTALEHKTFMNILELEGSNIMNILARSVLELYTFDENPDDTSRDNLMRQSINLIAKFPTIIAYAYNMLRHATFGRSLHVRHPREELSLAANFLYMLMKDFTELDARTLDLLLMLHAEHGGGNNSTFSVRVTSSTGTDTYSAIAAGIGSLKGPLHGGANIQVVDMFHHLQENITNWSDIKEIDAYFERMLRKEVYNKSGLIYGIGHAVYTISDPRALLLRELARDLAKEKGREKEFAFLELLEDRAIKTFARVKANGKTVSSNVDFYSGFVYEMIGLPHEIYTPLFAMARIVGWCAHRNEELNFQGKRIIRPAYKTVVTDQDYVPLSRR from the coding sequence ATGAAAGATGAATTTTTAATTTACAAGCTTTCAGAAAAGATGAAAGATTGTGCCAAGATTGATAATGACCTATTCAAAAAATATGATGTAAAACGAGGCTTACGTAACGATGACGGTACAGGAGTCTTAGTTGGATTAACCAGAATAGGTAATGTTGTAGGTTATGAAAGGATTGAAGGGGGAGGCATGAAGCCTATTCCTGGAAAGCTTTTCTATAGAGGATATGATGTTGAAGATTTAGCACATGGGGTGATGGCTGATAAGCGCTTTGGGTTTGAGGAGGTAGCTTATTTGCTCTTATCGGGAGATTTGCCTGATAGAGATGAATTGGAAGATTTTAGAAAGCTATTGGTAGATAATACAGCTTTGGAGCATAAAACATTTATGAACATATTAGAACTAGAAGGCTCTAATATTATGAATATTTTGGCTCGTAGTGTTCTCGAATTATATACGTTTGATGAAAATCCTGATGATACTTCTCGTGATAACTTGATGCGCCAAAGTATTAACTTGATAGCTAAATTCCCCACCATTATAGCATATGCCTATAATATGTTGAGACACGCTACCTTTGGTCGTTCATTACACGTAAGGCACCCTAGAGAAGAATTAAGTTTAGCAGCAAACTTTTTGTATATGCTAATGAAAGACTTCACTGAGTTGGATGCTCGTACATTAGATTTATTACTCATGTTGCACGCTGAACACGGTGGTGGTAACAACTCTACATTCTCAGTACGTGTAACATCATCAACGGGTACAGATACTTACTCTGCTATTGCTGCTGGTATAGGCTCCTTAAAAGGACCTCTTCATGGTGGTGCCAATATACAAGTTGTGGATATGTTCCATCACTTACAAGAAAACATAACCAACTGGTCGGATATCAAAGAAATTGATGCATACTTTGAACGCATGTTGCGTAAAGAAGTATACAATAAGAGTGGTCTTATTTACGGTATTGGCCATGCTGTGTATACCATTTCAGATCCAAGAGCTTTATTGTTAAGAGAATTGGCTAGAGATTTGGCTAAGGAAAAAGGAAGAGAAAAAGAATTTGCATTCCTTGAGCTGCTTGAAGATCGAGCGATTAAGACTTTTGCTAGAGTAAAAGCAAATGGAAAGACAGTTTCAAGTAATGTGGACTTCTATTCAGGTTTCGTATATGAAATGATAGGATTACCTCATGAAATCTATACTCCATTATTTGCTATGGCTCGTATCGTAGGATGGTGTGCTCATAGAAATGAAGAATTAAACTTCCAAGGTAAACGTATTATCCGTCCTGCTTATAAGACAGTTGTTACTGATCAAGATTATGTTCCTTTAAGTAGGAGATAA
- a CDS encoding Isocitrate dehydrogenase (NADP(+)) (COGs: COG0538 Isocitrate dehydrogenase~InterPro IPR001804~KEGG: bth:BT_2071 isocitrate dehydrogenase [NADP]~PFAM: Isocitrate/isopropylmalate dehydrogenase~PRIAM: Isocitrate dehydrogenase (NADP(+))~SPTR: Isocitrate dehydrogenase [NADP];~IMG reference gene:2504105737~PFAM: Isocitrate/isopropylmalate dehydrogenase~TIGRFAM: isocitrate dehydrogenase, NADP-dependent, prokaryotic type): MNKITKDKKGKLIVPDKPIIPFIMGDGVGAEITPVMQKVIDAAIQKAYSNKRAIEWKEVLAGEKAFNQTESWLPDETLDAFREYLVGIKGPLTTPIGGGIRSLNVALRQTLDLYVCLRPVRWFKGIESPVKAPWLVDMHIFRENTEDIYAGIEWEAGTPEAKKFYDFIHNEMGVTKVRFPETSSFGIKPVSKEGTERLVRAACQYAIDHELPTVTLVHKGNIMKFTEGGFRKWGYELAEREFGDAIASGKLTINDNIADAFLQNTLTKPKNYSVIATLNLNGDYISDQLAAMVGGIGIAPGANINYDTGYAIFEATHGTAPAIAGQNKVNPCSIILSAVMMLEYMGWQEAADLVVKVLEQSFEASRATYDLARFMENSVQLTTTDFGDELVKRIKDL; encoded by the coding sequence ATGAATAAAATAACTAAAGATAAAAAAGGGAAACTTATTGTTCCTGATAAACCAATTATTCCCTTTATAATGGGAGATGGAGTAGGAGCAGAGATAACTCCAGTAATGCAAAAAGTAATTGATGCAGCCATTCAAAAAGCTTATAGCAACAAACGTGCTATTGAGTGGAAAGAAGTACTTGCTGGAGAAAAAGCTTTTAACCAAACTGAATCTTGGTTACCTGATGAAACATTAGATGCTTTTAGGGAGTATTTAGTGGGTATTAAGGGACCTTTAACCACTCCTATCGGTGGAGGTATTCGTTCACTAAATGTGGCATTAAGACAAACTCTCGACTTATATGTTTGCTTACGCCCAGTAAGGTGGTTTAAGGGTATTGAATCTCCAGTTAAGGCTCCTTGGCTTGTAGATATGCATATCTTCAGAGAAAATACAGAAGATATCTATGCTGGTATTGAGTGGGAGGCAGGCACTCCAGAAGCAAAGAAGTTTTATGATTTCATTCACAATGAAATGGGTGTAACCAAAGTGCGTTTTCCAGAGACTTCCTCTTTTGGTATAAAACCTGTTTCAAAAGAAGGAACAGAACGCTTAGTGAGAGCAGCTTGTCAATATGCTATTGATCATGAATTACCAACTGTTACTTTAGTACACAAAGGGAATATAATGAAGTTTACTGAAGGTGGATTCCGTAAATGGGGTTATGAGTTAGCCGAAAGAGAATTTGGTGATGCTATTGCTTCAGGTAAACTCACTATTAATGATAATATCGCAGATGCATTTTTGCAAAACACTTTAACTAAGCCTAAAAACTATAGTGTTATTGCTACATTAAACCTAAACGGTGACTATATATCCGATCAATTGGCTGCGATGGTAGGAGGTATAGGTATCGCTCCAGGTGCAAATATAAATTACGATACTGGTTATGCTATTTTTGAAGCAACCCATGGTACTGCTCCAGCCATTGCTGGTCAAAATAAGGTGAATCCATGTTCTATTATTTTATCAGCAGTGATGATGCTTGAATATATGGGATGGCAAGAAGCCGCAGACTTAGTTGTTAAAGTACTTGAACAAAGTTTTGAAGCAAGTAGAGCAACCTATGACTTAGCTCGATTTATGGAAAATAGCGTTCAATTAACTACAACGGATTTCGGTGACGAGTTAGTTAAACGAATCAAGGATTTGTAA
- a CDS encoding aconitate hydratase (COGs: COG1048 Aconitase A~InterPro IPR006248:IPR001030:IPR000573~KEGG: bfs:BF3543 aconitate hydratase~PFAM: Aconitase/3-isopropylmalate dehydratase large subunit, alpha/beta/alpha; Aconitase A/isopropylmalate dehydratase small subunit, swivel~SPTR: Aconitase protein;~TIGRFAM: Aconitase, mitochondrial-like~IMG reference gene:2504105738~PFAM: Aconitase C-terminal domain; Aconitase family (aconitate hydratase)~TIGRFAM: aconitate hydratase, mitochondrial): MVHDIEMIRNFYKAYPSKIAKVRSVLNRPLTLAEKIIYVHLFKDEDLKNYERGVDYVNFRPDRVAMQDATAQMALLQFMNAGKEKVAVPSTVHCDHLIQAYQGSKKDLQIANKTNGEVYDFLRDVSSRYNIGFWEPGSGIIHQIVLENYAFPGGMMVGTDSHTPNAGGLGMVAIGVGGADAVDVMTGMEWELKMPKLIGVKLIGKLNGWAAPKDVILKLAGILTVKGGTNAIIEYFGEGTKSLSGTGKGTICNMGAEVGATTSLFPYDDRMGVYLNATNREEVAKLANTVEKDLRPDPEVEADPEKYYDRVIEIDLSQLEPYINGPFTPDAATPISEFAEKVKKNDYPRKMEVGLIGSCTNSSYEDITRAVSVAKQAVNKGIKVASPFIVNPGSEKIRATIERDGMLDVFDKVGATIMANACGPCIGQWKRHTDDPTRKNSIVTSFNRNFAKRADGNPNTHAFVASPELVTALTIAGDLCFNPLTDKLKNDKGELVKLEEPSGYELPPKGFEDGSAGYTAPTGAKKEINVASDSQRLQLLQPFPKWNGGDLVDMPLLIKAKGKCTTDHISMAGPWLRFRGHLENISDNMLMGAINAFNDEANKVWNQLTSTYETVSGTAKQYKAKEISSIVVAEDNYGEGSSREHAAMEPRFLNVKAILAKSFARIHETNLKKQGMLAITFINPADYNKIQEKDKLSIIGLKDFAPNKNLKVVVTHTDGSKDEFEVQHTYNQQQIEWFRAGSALNAR; this comes from the coding sequence ATGGTACATGATATTGAAATGATACGCAACTTCTATAAAGCGTATCCCAGTAAAATTGCCAAAGTAAGATCGGTTTTGAATAGACCTTTAACCTTGGCTGAGAAAATAATTTATGTTCATCTCTTTAAAGATGAAGATCTTAAGAATTATGAGAGGGGAGTGGATTACGTGAACTTTAGACCTGATAGAGTTGCTATGCAAGATGCTACTGCTCAGATGGCTCTTCTCCAATTTATGAATGCTGGCAAAGAGAAAGTGGCAGTTCCCTCAACGGTACATTGTGACCACTTGATTCAGGCTTATCAAGGTTCCAAAAAAGATTTACAGATAGCGAATAAGACAAATGGAGAAGTGTATGATTTCTTACGTGATGTTTCTTCTCGCTATAATATTGGCTTTTGGGAGCCTGGTTCGGGTATTATACACCAAATTGTACTTGAAAACTACGCTTTCCCAGGTGGAATGATGGTTGGAACAGACTCTCATACTCCCAATGCTGGAGGTCTAGGGATGGTTGCCATTGGTGTGGGTGGTGCAGATGCTGTTGATGTAATGACTGGTATGGAATGGGAATTAAAAATGCCAAAACTTATTGGGGTTAAGCTAATAGGCAAACTGAATGGTTGGGCTGCTCCAAAAGATGTTATTCTGAAACTAGCTGGGATACTTACTGTTAAAGGAGGAACCAATGCCATTATAGAATATTTTGGTGAAGGCACTAAATCCTTGTCTGGTACTGGTAAAGGCACAATTTGTAATATGGGTGCTGAAGTAGGCGCAACTACATCTTTATTCCCCTATGATGATAGAATGGGTGTGTATTTGAATGCTACTAATAGAGAAGAAGTAGCTAAGCTTGCTAATACTGTAGAAAAAGATCTTCGTCCAGATCCAGAAGTTGAGGCTGATCCTGAAAAATATTATGATCGAGTTATAGAGATAGATTTATCTCAATTAGAACCTTATATAAATGGTCCATTTACACCAGATGCTGCTACTCCAATATCTGAGTTTGCAGAAAAAGTAAAGAAAAATGATTATCCTCGAAAGATGGAAGTGGGTTTGATAGGTTCTTGTACTAACTCTTCTTATGAAGATATTACAAGAGCTGTATCGGTTGCTAAACAAGCTGTAAACAAAGGAATTAAGGTGGCTTCTCCATTTATTGTAAATCCAGGGTCTGAAAAGATTAGAGCTACTATCGAGCGAGATGGAATGCTGGATGTTTTTGATAAAGTGGGAGCTACAATAATGGCAAATGCTTGTGGACCTTGTATTGGTCAGTGGAAACGTCATACTGATGACCCTACACGCAAAAACTCTATAGTAACTTCTTTCAATAGAAATTTTGCTAAACGTGCAGATGGCAATCCAAATACTCATGCTTTTGTTGCTTCACCAGAGCTAGTTACTGCATTGACGATTGCTGGTGATTTATGTTTTAATCCTCTTACTGATAAATTGAAAAACGATAAAGGAGAATTGGTGAAACTAGAAGAACCTAGTGGATACGAATTGCCTCCAAAAGGATTTGAAGATGGTAGTGCTGGTTATACTGCGCCCACAGGAGCTAAAAAAGAAATTAATGTGGCTTCGGATTCTCAACGTTTACAGTTGCTTCAACCTTTCCCTAAATGGAATGGTGGCGATTTGGTAGATATGCCTCTTCTTATTAAAGCAAAAGGAAAATGTACTACAGACCATATTTCTATGGCTGGTCCTTGGTTAAGATTTAGAGGACATCTTGAAAATATATCTGATAACATGCTTATGGGTGCTATAAATGCATTCAATGATGAAGCTAATAAAGTATGGAATCAACTAACCTCTACTTATGAGACAGTTTCGGGTACTGCGAAACAATACAAGGCTAAAGAGATTTCTTCAATTGTTGTAGCCGAAGATAACTATGGTGAAGGCTCAAGTAGAGAGCATGCTGCTATGGAACCTCGTTTCTTAAATGTAAAAGCTATTCTAGCTAAGAGTTTTGCTCGTATTCACGAAACCAACTTAAAGAAACAGGGGATGCTTGCTATTACATTTATAAATCCTGCAGATTATAATAAGATTCAAGAAAAAGACAAATTGTCTATTATCGGATTAAAAGATTTCGCTCCTAATAAGAATCTGAAAGTAGTGGTAACTCATACAGATGGTTCAAAAGATGAATTTGAAGTTCAACATACCTATAACCAACAGCAGATTGAATGGTTCCGTGCTGGATCTGCATTAAACGCTAGATAA
- a CDS encoding acyl-ACP thioesterase (COGs: COG3884 Acyl-ACP thioesterase~InterPro IPR002864~KEGG: bfs:BF3548 putative acyl-ACP thioesterase~PFAM: Acyl-ACP thioesterase~SPTR: Acyl-[acyl-carrier-protein] thioesterase;~IMG reference gene:2504105739~PFAM: Acyl-ACP thioesterase) yields the protein MMDNDKKIGSYKYVAEPFHVDFSGKLTLGVLGNHLLNCAGFHSSERGFGIAKLNEDNYTWVLSRLAIELDDLPYQYENFTIQTWVENVYRLFTDRNYAIYDKDDKCIGYARSVWAMINLNTRKPANLIELHGGDISQYIVDKPCPIDKPSRIKVSTTTPITHLEAKYTDIDINGHVNSVCYIEHILDLFPLEKFKYQGVKRFEMAYVAESYYGDKLSFYVDAVDEIEYHIEVKRNDEQVVCRSKIIFNTKK from the coding sequence ATGATGGATAATGATAAGAAAATAGGTTCATACAAATATGTTGCCGAACCATTTCATGTTGACTTCTCAGGCAAGTTAACGTTAGGAGTATTGGGGAATCATTTATTAAACTGTGCAGGCTTTCACTCCTCAGAAAGAGGTTTTGGTATAGCTAAGCTAAACGAAGATAACTATACTTGGGTACTTTCACGGTTAGCAATTGAGTTGGATGATTTGCCTTATCAATATGAGAATTTCACAATACAGACATGGGTAGAGAATGTTTATCGCTTATTTACAGATAGAAATTATGCGATATATGATAAAGACGATAAATGTATTGGCTATGCACGCTCTGTGTGGGCAATGATTAATCTAAATACTCGTAAACCAGCTAATTTAATAGAACTTCACGGTGGTGATATTAGTCAATATATAGTAGATAAGCCTTGTCCTATTGATAAGCCTTCTCGAATAAAAGTATCTACGACTACACCCATAACTCACTTAGAAGCGAAATATACGGACATAGATATAAATGGACATGTAAATAGTGTATGTTATATCGAACATATATTAGACCTGTTTCCTCTGGAAAAATTCAAATATCAAGGTGTGAAGAGATTTGAAATGGCATACGTGGCAGAAAGTTATTATGGTGATAAGCTAAGCTTTTATGTTGATGCTGTAGATGAGATAGAATATCATATTGAAGTAAAACGAAATGACGAACAAGTAGTTTGTCGATCTAAAATTATTTTTAACACTAAAAAATAA
- a CDS encoding peptidylprolyl isomerase FKBP-type (COGs: COG1047 FKBP-type peptidyl-prolyl cis-trans isomerase 2~InterPro IPR001179~KEGG: bfs:BF3558 putative isomerase~PFAM: Peptidyl-prolyl cis-trans isomerase, FKBP-type~SPTR: Peptidyl-prolyl cis-trans isomerase;~IMG reference gene:2504105740~PFAM: FKBP-type peptidyl-prolyl cis-trans isomerase) has translation MAITDNKYIAVAYKLYALEDGNKEMIEEATIDRPFQFISDLGTTLPAFELGVKDLKKGESFSLTLTKDQAYGDYNEEHVLELPKHIFEVDGKFDNEHIFPGNIVPLMDEDGRTLNGAVLEVKDDIVVMDMNHPLAGSDIVFEGSVVETRPATTEEIQGMVNMITGEGGGCGCGCGSSDDCGCGSSDNEGGCGCNSGGCGSGCC, from the coding sequence ATGGCTATTACTGATAATAAGTATATTGCAGTAGCATACAAATTATATGCACTAGAAGATGGTAATAAAGAGATGATTGAAGAGGCGACAATTGACCGCCCATTCCAGTTTATCTCTGATTTAGGAACAACTCTTCCAGCATTTGAACTTGGAGTAAAAGATTTGAAAAAAGGAGAAAGCTTTTCTCTTACTTTGACTAAAGATCAAGCTTATGGTGACTATAACGAAGAACATGTTCTTGAATTACCAAAACATATCTTTGAAGTAGATGGAAAGTTTGACAACGAACACATCTTCCCAGGTAACATTGTTCCTCTTATGGATGAAGATGGTCGTACTCTAAACGGTGCTGTACTTGAAGTAAAAGACGATATCGTTGTTATGGATATGAATCACCCACTAGCTGGTAGTGACATCGTATTCGAAGGTAGCGTTGTTGAAACAAGACCTGCTACTACAGAAGAAATTCAAGGTATGGTTAATATGATCACTGGCGAAGGCGGTGGTTGTGGTTGTGGCTGTGGTTCATCGGACGATTGTGGATGTGGCTCTTCAGATAATGAAGGAGGCTGTGGATGCAATAGTGGTGGTTGCGGTAGCGGCTGTTGCTAA